In the genome of Candidatus Binatia bacterium, one region contains:
- the tuf gene encoding elongation factor Tu (EF-Tu; promotes GTP-dependent binding of aminoacyl-tRNA to the A-site of ribosomes during protein biosynthesis; when the tRNA anticodon matches the mRNA codon, GTP hydrolysis results; the inactive EF-Tu-GDP leaves the ribosome and release of GDP is promoted by elongation factor Ts; many prokaryotes have two copies of the gene encoding EF-Tu): GYRPQFYFRTTDVTGVVTLPEGTEMVMPGDNVRVSVALITPIAMDEGLRFAIREGGRTVGAGVVAKIIE; this comes from the coding sequence AGGGGTATCGGCCGCAGTTTTACTTTCGGACGACGGACGTGACGGGGGTGGTGACGTTGCCGGAGGGGACGGAGATGGTGATGCCGGGGGACAACGTGCGGGTGTCGGTGGCGCTGATCACGCCGATCGCGATGGACGAGGGGCTGCGGTTTGCGATTCGCGAGGGCGGACGCACGGTCGGTGCCGGCGTCGTCGCTAAGATCATCGAGTAA